From the Sphingomonas suaedae genome, one window contains:
- a CDS encoding LacI family DNA-binding transcriptional regulator has protein sequence MARRKQAVTIKHVAADAGVSLQTVSRVINKEPNVRPEMMARVQESIAKLGYVPSIAAQRMSGSRSYLIMALNDRERTIEGWKSREGTDWVDQMLLGGMLTCAEHGYRLIVELVDTHSDHIERELSAAIAALQPDGVLLTPPHSANPEIIALLDAAGIEMARIGSLTPGPGFRLTMGDDLAAAMATRHLIELGHTRIGFIAGSLEYELSGWRVDGWRAAMNEAGLSTEGMLGQGDFSIESGRICAPQLIDAGATAIIASNDQMAMATLEVARARRLSVPGDLSIVSFDDTPVVRFAHPPLTAIEQPIAAVTARAVELIIGARSCRAALDTPVVVTPSLTVRESTAPPRS, from the coding sequence ATGGCACGACGCAAACAGGCGGTCACGATCAAGCATGTCGCAGCGGACGCCGGGGTGTCGCTGCAGACGGTGAGTCGCGTCATCAACAAGGAACCGAATGTCCGGCCCGAGATGATGGCGCGGGTGCAGGAATCGATCGCGAAGCTCGGTTATGTCCCGTCGATCGCGGCGCAGCGGATGAGCGGGTCGCGCTCCTATCTCATCATGGCGCTCAACGACCGCGAGCGGACGATCGAGGGGTGGAAATCGCGCGAGGGCACCGACTGGGTCGATCAGATGCTGCTCGGCGGGATGCTGACCTGCGCCGAACATGGCTATCGTCTGATCGTCGAGCTGGTCGACACGCATAGCGACCATATCGAGCGGGAGCTGTCCGCCGCGATCGCCGCGCTCCAGCCCGATGGCGTGCTGCTGACCCCGCCGCACTCGGCCAATCCGGAGATTATCGCGCTGCTCGATGCTGCGGGGATCGAGATGGCGCGGATCGGGTCGCTGACCCCGGGGCCGGGCTTCCGGCTGACCATGGGCGACGACCTTGCCGCGGCGATGGCGACGCGGCACCTGATCGAGCTCGGTCACACGCGGATCGGCTTCATCGCCGGGTCGCTGGAATATGAACTCAGCGGCTGGCGCGTCGATGGCTGGCGCGCGGCGATGAACGAGGCGGGCCTTTCGACCGAAGGAATGCTGGGGCAAGGCGATTTCAGCATCGAATCTGGCCGCATATGCGCCCCGCAGCTGATCGACGCCGGCGCCACCGCGATCATCGCCAGCAATGACCAGATGGCGATGGCGACGCTGGAGGTCGCGCGGGCGCGCCGCCTGTCGGTGCCCGGCGACCTGTCGATCGTCAGCTTCGACGATACGCCTGTGGTCCGCTTCGCCCACCCGCCGCTGACTGCGATCGAGCAGCCGATTGCGGCGGTGACGGCGCGCGCGGTTGAGCTGATCATCGGAGCGCGCTCCTGTCGCGCCGCTCTGGATACGCCTGTTGTCGTCACGCCGTCGCTGACGGTCCGCGAATCGACCGCGCCGCCACGATCGTAA
- a CDS encoding response regulator transcription factor: protein MRVLIVEDEPNLRNQLQATLEGAGYAVDTAGDGEEGHYLGSTEAYDAIVLDLGLPEIDGLTVLDRWRKEGKSTPVLVLTARDSWSDKVAGLDAGADDYVAKPFQSEELIARLRALIRRASGNASAELVAGDIRLDTRSGKVTKAGDPVKLTAQEYKLLSYLLHHKGKVVSRTELIEHIYDQDFDRDSNTIEVFVTRIRKKLGADVITTIRGLGYSLEEPAEAGA from the coding sequence ATGCGCGTTCTGATCGTCGAGGATGAACCCAATCTCCGCAACCAGCTTCAGGCAACGCTGGAGGGTGCGGGCTATGCCGTCGATACGGCGGGCGATGGCGAGGAAGGCCATTATCTCGGCTCGACCGAGGCCTATGACGCGATCGTTCTCGACCTCGGCCTGCCCGAAATCGACGGGCTGACCGTCCTCGATCGTTGGCGCAAGGAAGGCAAGTCCACCCCCGTCCTCGTCCTCACCGCGCGCGACAGCTGGTCGGACAAGGTCGCCGGACTCGATGCGGGCGCCGACGATTATGTCGCCAAGCCCTTCCAGTCCGAGGAACTGATCGCCCGCCTTCGCGCGCTGATCCGCCGCGCATCGGGCAATGCCAGCGCCGAGCTGGTCGCGGGCGACATCCGCCTCGACACCCGATCGGGCAAGGTCACCAAGGCTGGCGACCCGGTCAAGCTCACCGCCCAGGAATACAAGCTCCTCTCCTACCTGCTCCATCACAAGGGCAAGGTGGTGAGCCGTACCGAACTGATCGAACATATCTATGACCAGGATTTCGACCGGGATTCGAACACGATCGAGGTGTTCGTGACGCGCATCCGCAAGAAACTGGGCGCCGACGTGATCACCACGATCCGCGGTCTTGGCTATAGCCTTGAGGAACCGGCGGAGGCCGGTGCCTGA
- a CDS encoding CHAP domain-containing protein: MMFRTLAARFALMAALCLATIAPAQAQFWQCVPYARMISGIEIYGNAHTWWAQAEGKYERGREPVEGAVMSFQATQRMRLGHVAMVSKVLSEREVLLTHANWSRRGGVEKNVIAVDVSEAGDWSRVKVWFASNNGLGSSTYPVNGFIYADGAPTEDDRFPRITIASVDLSQFGVETSLQK, encoded by the coding sequence ATGATGTTCCGAACGCTTGCAGCGCGTTTCGCGCTGATGGCCGCGCTTTGCCTGGCGACGATCGCACCCGCCCAGGCGCAGTTCTGGCAGTGCGTTCCCTATGCCCGCATGATCTCCGGCATCGAGATTTACGGCAATGCGCATACTTGGTGGGCGCAGGCCGAGGGCAAATATGAGCGCGGGCGCGAACCGGTCGAGGGCGCGGTCATGTCGTTCCAGGCGACCCAGCGGATGCGTCTTGGCCATGTGGCGATGGTGTCGAAGGTGCTGAGCGAGCGCGAGGTTCTGCTCACTCATGCCAATTGGTCGCGCCGCGGCGGGGTCGAGAAGAATGTCATCGCCGTCGATGTGTCGGAAGCGGGCGACTGGAGCCGGGTCAAGGTGTGGTTCGCGTCGAACAACGGGCTTGGCAGCTCCACCTATCCGGTCAATGGCTTCATCTATGCCGACGGCGCGCCGACCGAGGACGATCGCTTCCCGCGGATCACGATCGCGTCGGTCGATCTCTCGCAGTTCGGCGTCGAGACCTCGCTCCAAAAATAA
- a CDS encoding NUDIX hydrolase, with protein MPEDLTPIPAATLVVFRERGDGPPELLMLERSAAMRFAGGAVVFPGGRVDAGDRAFAATHPGDPDDLAARVAAVRETIEEAGVAIGVDLPDLPAARRALYDDTPFGEVIAGAAFDPAALVPFARWLPHQGVAHRIFDTRFYLARWRDGAPDPAVDGNENSQLFWSSARATLAAADAGKVRMIFPTRRNLERLALFNSFEDAVADARAHPIDTITPWIEVRDGVDHLCIPEGLGYPVTAQPLGAALRA; from the coding sequence ATGCCCGAAGACCTCACCCCCATCCCAGCTGCCACCCTCGTCGTGTTCCGCGAGCGCGGCGACGGCCCGCCCGAGCTGCTGATGCTCGAACGCTCGGCGGCGATGCGGTTTGCCGGGGGCGCGGTGGTGTTTCCCGGCGGCAGGGTCGATGCGGGCGACCGCGCCTTTGCCGCGACCCACCCCGGCGACCCAGACGACCTCGCCGCGCGGGTGGCGGCGGTGCGCGAAACCATCGAGGAGGCGGGGGTGGCGATCGGCGTCGACCTGCCCGACCTCCCCGCCGCGCGGCGCGCGCTGTATGACGACACCCCGTTTGGGGAGGTGATCGCGGGTGCCGCGTTCGATCCCGCCGCGCTGGTCCCCTTCGCCCGCTGGCTGCCGCATCAGGGCGTTGCGCACCGCATCTTCGACACGCGCTTCTACCTCGCCCGCTGGCGCGATGGCGCGCCCGATCCGGCGGTGGACGGCAATGAGAATAGCCAGCTCTTCTGGTCGAGCGCGCGCGCCACGCTTGCCGCTGCCGATGCGGGCAAGGTGCGGATGATCTTTCCGACGCGGCGCAACCTTGAGCGGCTGGCGTTGTTCAACAGCTTCGAGGATGCGGTCGCCGACGCGCGGGCGCATCCGATCGACACGATCACCCCCTGGATCGAGGTGCGCGACGGCGTGGACCATCTCTGCATTCCCGAAGGGCTGGGCTATCCGGTCACCGCGCAACCGCTGGGTGCCGCGCTGCGGGCATGA
- a CDS encoding LLM class flavin-dependent oxidoreductase, producing the protein MTAYSLLDLVPILEGGTASQAFANAADLARHAETEGFARYWVAEHHGMAGIASAATAVVIAHVGATTSTIRVGAGGIMLPNHAPLVIAEQFGTLDALFPGRIDLGLGRAPGSDQKVARALRRTLDSSSDAFPQDVIELQSYFADDGQTGIRAVPGGGAKPELWILGSSLYGAQLAAALGLPYAFASHFAPGALDQALSVYRRNFKPSAVLAKPHAMAGFNVFAADTDDEAELLATSMQQAFVALRTTGTGVPLPPPVPGYRDSLPPQARAMLDHVLECTAVGGPDRVHDGLARFVERTGVDEVMLVSSIFDHDARKRSLGIAAQAMRAIGAAHPPESDAAAVTANG; encoded by the coding sequence ATGACAGCCTATTCCCTGCTCGACCTCGTCCCGATCCTGGAGGGCGGAACCGCCAGCCAGGCCTTTGCCAATGCCGCCGATCTGGCGCGCCATGCCGAGACGGAGGGCTTCGCCCGATATTGGGTCGCCGAACATCACGGCATGGCCGGGATCGCCAGCGCGGCCACGGCGGTGGTGATCGCGCATGTCGGCGCGACGACGTCCACGATCCGCGTGGGTGCGGGCGGGATCATGCTGCCCAACCATGCACCGCTGGTGATCGCCGAGCAGTTCGGCACGCTCGACGCGCTATTCCCCGGGCGGATCGATCTGGGCCTGGGACGCGCGCCCGGAAGCGACCAGAAGGTCGCCCGTGCGCTGCGCCGGACGCTCGACAGCAGTTCAGACGCCTTTCCCCAGGATGTGATCGAGTTGCAAAGCTATTTCGCCGATGACGGCCAGACCGGCATCCGCGCGGTGCCGGGTGGGGGGGCCAAGCCCGAATTGTGGATTCTCGGCTCCAGCCTGTACGGGGCGCAGCTCGCGGCGGCGCTGGGTCTGCCCTACGCCTTTGCCTCGCATTTCGCGCCCGGCGCGCTGGACCAGGCGCTGAGCGTCTATCGCCGCAATTTCAAGCCGTCTGCGGTGCTCGCCAAGCCCCATGCGATGGCCGGGTTCAACGTCTTCGCCGCAGATACGGACGATGAGGCCGAGTTGCTCGCGACATCGATGCAGCAGGCGTTCGTCGCGTTGCGTACCACCGGGACCGGGGTCCCGCTGCCGCCGCCAGTGCCGGGCTATCGCGACAGCCTGCCGCCCCAGGCCCGCGCGATGCTCGATCATGTCCTCGAATGTACCGCGGTGGGCGGGCCGGACAGGGTACACGATGGCCTTGCCCGCTTCGTCGAGCGGACCGGAGTGGACGAGGTGATGCTGGTCAGTTCGATTTTCGATCATGACGCACGCAAGCGCAGCCTCGGCATCGCGGCACAGGCGATGCGGGCCATCGGCGCCGCCCACCCCCCGGAGAGCGACGCCGCCGCCGTGACCGCGAACGGATAG
- a CDS encoding extensin family protein: MKALRTSIAAIIIAALLLTLALLVYAMLRNRPQDLPWTKLDLSQPVGMFTGRKLTGLTDDFPACRAALDKAGIRYTALPPRTEGEGCGYTDAVRFTKGGARRIGFAPADLGVSCPVAAGLAVWEWEVVQPAAQRIFGQRVAEIEHFGSYNCRRMYNREGASWSEHATADAVDIAAFRLADGTRITLIGDWAGEGKKAQFLRAVRDGGCDLFATVLSPDYNEAHRDHFHFDQAERGAMGWRACR, encoded by the coding sequence ATGAAGGCGCTGCGCACCTCGATCGCCGCGATTATCATCGCCGCGTTGCTGCTCACACTGGCGCTGCTCGTCTATGCGATGCTGCGCAACCGGCCCCAGGATCTGCCCTGGACGAAACTCGACCTGTCGCAGCCGGTCGGCATGTTCACCGGGCGCAAGCTGACCGGGCTGACCGACGATTTCCCCGCCTGCCGTGCCGCGCTCGACAAGGCCGGCATCCGCTATACCGCCTTGCCCCCACGCACCGAAGGGGAGGGGTGCGGTTACACCGACGCCGTCCGCTTCACGAAAGGCGGCGCGCGGCGCATCGGCTTTGCGCCCGCCGACCTCGGCGTCTCCTGCCCGGTCGCGGCGGGGCTCGCGGTCTGGGAATGGGAAGTCGTCCAGCCCGCCGCCCAGCGCATCTTCGGCCAGCGCGTCGCGGAGATCGAGCATTTCGGCAGCTACAACTGCCGCCGCATGTATAACCGCGAAGGCGCGAGCTGGAGCGAGCACGCCACCGCCGACGCGGTCGACATCGCCGCCTTCCGCCTCGCCGACGGCACGCGCATCACGCTGATCGGCGACTGGGCAGGGGAGGGGAAGAAGGCGCAATTCCTGCGCGCGGTGCGCGACGGCGGGTGCGACCTGTTCGCGACCGTGCTGTCCCCCGATTATAACGAGGCGCACCGCGACCATTTCCACTTCGACCAGGCCGAACGCGGTGCGATGGGGTGGCGCGCGTGTCGGTGA
- the msrB gene encoding peptide-methionine (R)-S-oxide reductase MsrB: MIMHVRRRHFMGILGTGVVLGTIGCSSGESEAAGQRFEFSLTDAEWRKRLTPAQYRILRQEGTERPWSSPLNKEKRTGVFACAGCGLPLYASKTKFESGTGWPSFWAPLDNAVRTKRDVSLGMIRTEVICRRCGSHLGHVFDDGPPPTGKRHCINGLALTFRPA; this comes from the coding sequence ATGATCATGCACGTTCGCCGCCGCCACTTCATGGGAATCCTTGGCACCGGCGTTGTCCTGGGGACGATCGGCTGCAGCTCGGGAGAAAGCGAAGCGGCAGGCCAGCGCTTCGAATTCTCGCTGACCGATGCCGAATGGCGCAAGCGCCTCACCCCCGCGCAATATCGAATCCTGCGACAGGAAGGGACCGAACGTCCTTGGTCCAGCCCGCTCAATAAGGAAAAGCGCACCGGCGTCTTCGCCTGCGCCGGGTGTGGCTTGCCGCTCTACGCTTCGAAAACCAAGTTCGAGAGCGGAACGGGCTGGCCGAGCTTCTGGGCGCCGCTAGACAATGCGGTGCGGACCAAGCGCGATGTCTCGCTCGGGATGATTCGGACCGAGGTGATCTGTCGCCGCTGCGGGAGCCATCTTGGCCATGTCTTTGACGATGGCCCGCCCCCTACGGGCAAGCGGCACTGCATCAACGGGCTTGCGCTGACCTTCCGCCCCGCCTGA
- a CDS encoding cytochrome P450: MATLAPEAAPAVDPLDVTRPELYRDDIWHEPFRQLRAQAPVYRCENSAFGPYWSISTYKPIVEVESLPDLYSSQAGGITVADLMPEDIKMPMFIAMDRPKHTGQRRTVAPAFTPSEMVRMTGDIRRRTAEILDGLPVGETFDWVDRVSIELTTQMLALLFDFPWEERRKLTYWSDWAGDIEIAKDPVRKEQRREILFQCASEFGALWNSKVGKEPTPDLISMMIHSDAMAEMDQMEFLGNLILLIVGGNDTTRNSMSAYAWALEQFPDERAKLEANPELIANATQEIIRWQTPLAHMRRTATQDAELMGQQIREGDKLVLWYLSANRDETMFERPDDIIVDRANARRHLAFGHGIHRCVGARLAELQIGVLMEEMAKRRLRPNVIAEPERVSACFVHGYKKMPVELSRY, encoded by the coding sequence ATGGCCACCCTCGCACCCGAAGCCGCGCCTGCGGTCGATCCGCTCGACGTTACCCGGCCCGAACTCTACCGCGATGACATCTGGCACGAACCCTTTCGCCAGTTGCGCGCGCAGGCGCCCGTCTATCGCTGCGAGAACAGCGCATTCGGGCCCTATTGGTCGATCTCGACCTACAAACCGATTGTCGAGGTCGAATCGCTCCCCGACCTCTATTCGAGCCAGGCGGGCGGCATCACCGTCGCCGACCTGATGCCCGAAGACATCAAGATGCCGATGTTCATCGCCATGGACCGGCCCAAACATACTGGCCAGCGCCGCACTGTCGCTCCCGCCTTTACGCCCAGCGAAATGGTCCGGATGACCGGCGACATCCGCAGGCGCACCGCCGAGATCCTCGACGGGCTGCCGGTCGGCGAGACATTCGACTGGGTCGACCGCGTGTCGATCGAGCTGACCACGCAGATGCTGGCGCTGCTGTTCGACTTCCCCTGGGAGGAGCGGCGCAAGCTGACCTATTGGTCCGACTGGGCCGGCGATATCGAGATCGCCAAGGATCCGGTGCGCAAGGAGCAGCGCCGCGAGATCCTGTTCCAATGCGCATCCGAATTCGGCGCGCTGTGGAACAGCAAGGTCGGCAAGGAACCGACCCCCGACCTGATCTCGATGATGATCCATTCGGACGCGATGGCGGAGATGGACCAGATGGAGTTCCTCGGGAACCTCATCCTGCTGATCGTCGGCGGCAACGACACCACGCGCAATTCGATGAGCGCCTATGCCTGGGCGCTCGAGCAATTCCCGGACGAGCGCGCCAAGCTGGAGGCCAATCCGGAGCTGATCGCCAATGCGACTCAGGAAATCATCCGCTGGCAGACCCCGCTCGCCCATATGCGGCGCACCGCGACGCAGGATGCCGAGCTGATGGGGCAGCAGATCCGCGAGGGCGACAAGCTGGTCCTCTGGTATCTCTCCGCCAATCGCGACGAGACGATGTTCGAGCGGCCGGACGACATCATCGTCGATCGTGCCAATGCCCGGCGCCACCTTGCCTTCGGCCATGGCATCCACCGCTGCGTCGGCGCGCGGCTGGCCGAGTTGCAGATCGGCGTGCTGATGGAGGAAATGGCCAAGCGCCGCCTGCGCCCCAATGTGATCGCCGAGCCGGAGCGGGTTTCCGCCTGTTTCGTCCATGGCTACAAGAAGATGCCAGTGGAACTCAGCCGCTACTGA
- a CDS encoding ATP-binding protein, translating into MILIAAAWITLLLAGGGFALDRVLTGAITRNFDTQLEYLLTSMIVSAEIDPNGEVAFNRALGDQRFLEPYSGLYWQVSGKGVEMFASRSLWDRRLETSRTHEDQELHTYDSRQFEQQLRVVERDVRLPGSPIRWRFQVAETRDVLDAQIDALRKTLVRSFLLLAAGLIVMAALQTWYGLLPLRKLRLAIQRLRTGETPRIEGAMPAEIAPMVEELNALVAHNDKQAEEARRHAGNLAHALKTPLTVIMNAATAQADDLPTTVVREARTMRRQVDHHLARARAVGRRGSAHSRAAVWPSVESVERAVARLYPHVRIDTDGPRDLVAHIERQDLDEIMGNLVENAAKYGGGSVFITVGIEAGFVEIMIEDDGAGIPEADRIRIFDRGVRLDTGKPGTGLGLAIVRDVAEIYDGTVTLEESEDLGGLLVRLRLPAATS; encoded by the coding sequence ATGATCCTGATCGCCGCGGCGTGGATCACCCTGCTGCTCGCGGGCGGCGGCTTCGCGCTCGATCGTGTGCTGACCGGCGCGATCACCCGCAATTTCGATACCCAGCTCGAATATCTGCTGACCTCGATGATCGTGTCGGCGGAGATCGATCCCAATGGCGAGGTCGCGTTCAACCGCGCACTCGGCGACCAGCGCTTCCTCGAACCCTATTCGGGTCTCTACTGGCAGGTCAGCGGCAAGGGAGTCGAGATGTTCGCCTCGCGGTCCCTGTGGGACCGCCGGCTCGAAACCTCGCGCACGCATGAGGACCAGGAACTTCACACCTATGATTCGCGGCAGTTCGAGCAGCAGTTGCGCGTGGTCGAGCGCGACGTTCGGCTGCCCGGATCGCCGATCCGCTGGCGCTTTCAGGTTGCCGAGACGCGCGACGTGCTCGACGCGCAGATCGACGCGCTCCGCAAGACGCTGGTGCGCAGCTTCCTGTTGCTCGCGGCAGGCCTCATCGTCATGGCCGCTCTCCAGACGTGGTACGGGCTGCTGCCGCTGCGCAAGCTGCGCCTCGCCATCCAGCGGCTGCGCACCGGCGAAACGCCACGGATCGAAGGCGCGATGCCCGCCGAAATCGCGCCGATGGTCGAGGAACTGAACGCGCTGGTCGCCCATAACGACAAGCAGGCGGAGGAAGCGCGCCGCCATGCCGGCAATCTGGCCCATGCGCTCAAGACCCCGCTCACCGTCATCATGAATGCCGCGACCGCGCAGGCCGACGATCTGCCGACGACGGTTGTGCGCGAGGCACGGACCATGCGCCGCCAGGTCGATCACCATCTGGCCCGCGCCCGTGCGGTCGGACGTCGCGGATCAGCGCACAGCCGCGCCGCGGTCTGGCCGAGCGTCGAATCGGTCGAGCGCGCGGTGGCGCGCCTTTATCCCCATGTTCGCATCGATACCGACGGACCGCGCGATCTGGTCGCGCATATCGAGCGTCAGGACCTCGACGAGATCATGGGCAATCTCGTCGAGAATGCCGCCAAATATGGCGGGGGCAGCGTGTTCATCACGGTCGGAATCGAGGCCGGGTTCGTCGAGATCATGATCGAGGACGACGGCGCCGGCATTCCCGAGGCCGACCGAATCCGCATCTTCGACCGCGGGGTCCGGCTCGACACCGGCAAGCCCGGCACCGGCCTGGGCCTCGCCATCGTCCGCGACGTCGCCGAAATCTATGACGGTACGGTCACGCTGGAGGAGAGCGAGGATCTGGGCGGATTGCTCGTGCGACTGCGGCTTCCTGCCGCGACGAGCTGA
- a CDS encoding site-specific DNA-methyltransferase, whose protein sequence is MTIANSLFYGDNLDVMRTHFPDGCVDLVYLDPPFNSNANYNILFRSPTGSDADAQVQAFEDSWHWNDAAEDAFDQVMQSGHARAFDLLAAFRSALGTNDMMAYLAMMAIRLIELHRVLKAQGSLYLHCDPTASHYLKLLLDAVFGAERFRNEITWKRTAAHSDGGRYGRNTDTILFYAKGAKPRWNPLFTPYDADYAARFRNRDPDGRLWMDDNLTAKGLSGGGYSYAYKGVTSYWRMPVETMERLDREGRLHFTRTGGIRLKRYLDEARGSPVQALWTDIPALNSQAQERLGYPTQKPIALLERIIAASSDPGDLVLDPFCGCGTAVHAAEKLGRRWAGIDVTHLAIGLIEKRMRAAFPGVALRVEGTPRDCAAAADLARRDPYQFQWWAVAMVDAVPFGRRRKGADGGIDGIIYFRPERRQTARALVSVKGGERVGVGVVRDLHSAMERERAPIGVVLTRSTPSAPMLREAAAVGRFHSEATGRSYARMQILTVEELFRGRRPDIPLVDHAAAFRTAPRERVGGEQAVLF, encoded by the coding sequence ATGACGATCGCCAACTCCCTGTTCTACGGGGACAATCTGGATGTGATGCGGACGCATTTCCCGGACGGGTGCGTCGATCTTGTCTATCTAGACCCGCCGTTCAACTCGAACGCCAATTACAATATCCTGTTCCGATCCCCGACCGGCAGCGATGCCGATGCGCAGGTTCAGGCGTTCGAGGACAGCTGGCACTGGAACGACGCGGCGGAGGATGCCTTCGATCAGGTGATGCAGAGCGGGCACGCCCGCGCGTTCGACCTGCTCGCTGCCTTTCGCAGCGCGCTCGGCACCAACGACATGATGGCGTACCTCGCGATGATGGCGATCCGCCTGATCGAGCTTCACCGCGTGCTCAAGGCGCAGGGCAGCCTCTATCTCCACTGCGACCCGACCGCCAGCCACTACCTCAAACTGCTGCTCGACGCGGTGTTCGGGGCCGAGCGGTTCCGCAATGAGATTACCTGGAAACGCACTGCCGCGCACAGCGATGGCGGCCGCTACGGACGCAACACCGACACGATCCTGTTCTACGCAAAGGGCGCGAAGCCGCGCTGGAACCCGCTCTTCACCCCCTATGACGCCGATTATGCCGCGCGTTTCCGCAACCGCGATCCCGACGGGCGGCTGTGGATGGACGACAATCTGACCGCAAAGGGGCTGTCGGGCGGCGGCTACAGCTATGCGTACAAGGGCGTGACCTCCTATTGGCGGATGCCGGTCGAGACGATGGAGCGACTGGACCGGGAGGGGCGGCTGCACTTCACCCGCACCGGCGGCATCCGTCTCAAACGCTATCTGGACGAGGCGCGCGGGTCGCCGGTCCAGGCGCTGTGGACCGACATCCCCGCGCTCAATTCACAGGCGCAGGAGCGGCTCGGCTATCCCACGCAAAAGCCGATCGCGCTGCTGGAGCGGATCATCGCCGCCTCGTCCGACCCCGGCGATCTGGTGCTCGACCCCTTTTGCGGTTGTGGCACGGCGGTCCATGCCGCGGAAAAGCTCGGGCGGCGCTGGGCCGGGATCGACGTCACCCACCTCGCCATCGGCCTGATCGAAAAGCGGATGCGCGCCGCCTTTCCCGGCGTGGCACTGCGGGTGGAGGGGACGCCGCGCGACTGCGCCGCCGCCGCCGACCTCGCCCGGCGCGACCCGTACCAGTTTCAGTGGTGGGCGGTGGCGATGGTCGACGCGGTGCCGTTCGGCAGGCGGCGCAAGGGCGCGGATGGCGGGATCGACGGCATCATCTATTTCCGGCCCGAACGCCGCCAGACCGCGCGGGCGCTGGTGTCGGTCAAGGGCGGTGAGCGCGTCGGCGTCGGCGTGGTCCGCGACCTCCACTCGGCAATGGAGCGCGAACGCGCCCCGATCGGCGTCGTCCTCACCCGCTCCACCCCCTCCGCCCCGATGCTGCGCGAAGCGGCGGCGGTGGGTCGGTTCCATAGCGAGGCGACCGGGCGCAGCTATGCGCGGATGCAGATTCTGACGGTAGAGGAACTGTTCAGGGGGCGACGGCCGGACATTCCGCTGGTGGACCATGCGGCGGCGTTTCGGACTGCGCCGAGGGAGCGGGTGGGAGGGGAGCAGGCGGTGTTGTTCTAG